The nucleotide window gcagtgtatcccatccatgccATCTCCACTTTTGGTGCGTTGTGCCCTATCtacgttcgccactataagatgcccttggtccttcctCTTCTCCTTCATTCTCGTCCCTCTTGAGTCCGAAGCAGAGCTAAGAGATCCAGTcgtcattgtggaactaggttcgtctaacagaggtgatggtgtaatctgagaagaagggatctggttttcaaagaagttcaagtctactgttggttagtttggtcttagggttaacgatgttttacttctcagtctcctgtttctggatctgttggtcatacgccatgttttggataatcattatcttgttgtttctccattgccctcgtctatcccgacttctggactaagccttgattgtactaggttgctcttaaccatgtaactttaaatcccggtataatttagtgttcgacgccgtgtaatctttcgtgtgatTCCAGATTTACGAAATGTGTTATAGTTTCGCCTAAGGGAAGTGGATCataattcactcttttgtaaaccctcgcgTTAAGAGACATACTTGTAttgtagtttttgctctttccacctataatgcaatcctagccaatgttgtgctttgaatctaagCGTCTTAGTTGTCTGCGCACAACTCCATCAAATATTTCTTTCcgctaacatgtcattgatttgctggcctacaATAGGCACCATataatgacaaccaacctctatgttcgtttacaacattgtaatgaaaaaagGCATGTTACATTTCCTTCCCATATTTACCCGtttaatgtaccaaatagaccaacctttcgtaccaacgcgatgagaaaacatattagacatatgagccacatataccaagcacatcatccgcagcgaagcgcgggcagcagTGGCTAGTGTTTATGAGGACTACCCTAAGGGTTACTAGACTTGTGCTTCACCAGTCGACGTCCATGTGGAATTTAAGGCTCTTGTGGAGAGTAGTTACCTAGTTCTTCCGCTTTTATGATAGACTTAGTTCTTCCGCTTTCATATTGTAATGGATTAttgttcgtgatgtaataaacattgtaaCGATACTTTGTAATTTATGAGCTTATATGTGCGACTGATTTATGCATCCCatttcaccaaaaaaaaaaaaaacgggtGTGACAATGGTCCGCCTCCACCGCATTGTCGCCCCTACTGCCTCCTCCCTACCGTTGCCCCACCGCGGCTGAGATCCAGGCGAGGGGCACCTGTGGCAGCGGCGACGGCATGGGGAGGCGCGTTGCATTCGCCACGGCGGCATGGGGAGGCGCGCTGCCTCGCCATGGCCGAACAAGGGTGTCGGACCGACGTGCCTCTTCCCTGAGTTCTTGTCCCCTAGAATCGGCATATACCAAACAGCAAGATTTTTATCGTCGAGATTCTTTTGGAAGCCAGACATGGGAGAAAGCCAGCTTTGATTCAAAGCGTGGTGAAAATAAGTGGTTCCAAACAGGGCCATGTATCTCAGGTTGTGATGCCCTCATCGACATGTATTATGTAAACTGAAAAATACTATATGCCCGTATAACCAGATGCCAACCTTCAATGTAAGCCGTTAGATTGGGGAGGGCTAAGACCGAGCCAGACCACCTCAAGTGTAGAATGTCAGTGAAAACAGAAGAGCAAGGCTAATGTAGCGATCTCTATATGTGGCTCGGATAGTGCCATCGTGGTCATGACGTTCCTTGCCTTGTGTGCAGTTTATTCGAGTATGGCATTGGATACGTTTAGCTTGTTTGATGCCTAACATGGAGTATACATGTTTCGCAAAGTCAGGCATGTGTCAGCTACAGGTGGAACGAATCATGGAGCATCAAGTTGCGGGTGGCGGGAGACTCTTGTTTGCTGTGGGTCTGTGAACTGTGATGAGACTCCAGCAGGTAGCCGAGCGAGCTGCAGAGCACGGATGCAAGCCAATGGGGAAGGCCGACAACAACGACAAGCAGAACTCCGGAAGCGGCGGATCCATTTCCATGGAAGCTGATCCACTCCCACTGGCAGCACGAGGATCCACACCGGACATCGCACCTGTGATGCGCTTGACGGCTGGAGACCTGGACACGAGCGGTTAGATGTTGCGGAGCTCGGACGAGTGCATTTCTCATGAATCAGGACCCAAGAGAGGCCAGCGAGGTAATCACAGCACCAAGGCCGTGCACCAGCTGCAGCATGCAAACATACGGAGGCCAGTGGTAGAGACAGAGGCCAGCGGGCGGGGGCGTAGAAGGATCCTCATGCGAGCCTTAATATTCAAGTGTTCTATATATTGGTCACCAGTCACCACGAAAATAATGGGTCTGACTATATGTATGAGTTCAAGAAAACAGGACTGTTGGTCCTGCCGAGGGACTCGTAGTCTTCAAACCCTTCATCATCGATTTAGCTCACATTTCAAAACTCACTCATCAATCGCACAAAAAAATCATGTCTTAATTATTCAATTTCATTCATgatactactgtctactacttccaCAGTAAATGTTCATATTACAATATTATGAATTTGTGATACTACAAAGGCTCGTGAAATCGAGCAGGCTAGAAAAGCTTCCACTTGCTGACCTCACTAAAAGTGAAACACAGTTCCGGGGAGTTCATATAGTTTTCCCATATAGATCAATTGATCCTATCTGAAACCTTGGATTAGAATGAGATTCTCTTACGCGTAGAAACCTAAACCTGCCAAAGGAAATAGAGCAATTCAGTCAGAAAGGAAAAGGTTTGCTAACTACTGCACAAAGTGTGCGTCAGCCGTCAGTCGATGGTATAAAACCTTTTTTTCCACCACGATGGTGTAAAACCTACCGGAAAGCATTTACTTTATCTCTCTTATCCACTGTAAATGTTTTCCTAAGGAAACGGCTCTCAAACATTTCAGAATTCCGAGCATCAAGTAGATTCCAGGTGGAGCCTCCATCTGTGCTCCCTTCAAGAACCCTGACATAAAAATGCTTGTGAGTTGCGATGACATTGACCAGTAAGTTCGATTAACGTTGCCCGTAACTTATATAGCTACAAATATGTTTCTCCAATAATTTTCTAGTTAACGATGCAAATCAGCAAGTCATATGGTTCATAGTAAAAAAAATGGTAGACTAACCATTTAAGTGAACGGATATTTAACCGAGGTTACATTCTCATCGAAGCAAGCCTAACAGCTAATCTGGCTTTCTGCATTCAGACCAACAATGCTAAACAAGGTATTTGCAAGTCCACAAGGGCAAACCAATGACCAAAATAAGCACAAAAGGACAAAGAACCTGTTTGGCCTCAAGTGAGGTTttcaaaacatgtttaattttcttTAGCTCTTACGCTAATTTTTCTAGCTTCAAGATAGCTCTCTTAATAAGCTTTTAGAGTAGACACAATATTAGATTGTCTCATAGAATCATTATGCACTCCAAGTAAGACATTagtgctacaaaaaaaggaataacATCGTGATTTATTTAATGTATATGGCAGATAGTGCACATTATATTCCATTCAACCAGATTAAGATTAAATAAGACTAACAATCTATCTCAACTTTACCAGTCCATTGGATCCCTCTCTGGAGCATCATTAGCTGACATCAAATCATATGACTCCAACTCACAACTTTTGCCAGCTTGCATTGTATAAATCAGCCAACATCCTGCGTAACTCCTTTGTTAACCAATACAGTAGATCAATAAAATTCTACACATGTGTACTTGAAACACTTTAGACAGTATCTTTACACcaacacaaaaaaaaaatctgcaaAACATCAGTGCAAAACTTGACCAGACATTACTGTGAATAAAGAATAATTGATGAACAGCATCAGGTGCAAAACTATAATAAGTTTTAAGATGGATAGCAAATGTGGATTGCTACAGGGAGCAGAAAAATTATATCATCAAGCATCCATGAACTAGATCATGTAGACAAATTACTTCTACGACAATTTAAAAAAACATACTAAATCAAAGTCCCCAATTCCATAATCAAACTTCAAGTTTTAACGTAGCAAAATAAAAATGATTAGCCATCAGGGAGACAACTGATAGGAAGTAAAAGAAATAGCAAGACAAACTGCAAACTCCTCCACAGTTATTACTTTGGAAAAAAATCAACATAAATACTACAGCATGCACGCTACTGGTGCCCACACCACCATTTGTTATACCAAGTTCGAATAATACACAAAAATATGAAACAATCAATTCAAAGCTCAAAATTCACATAAATTTGAAAGTAAAGCCTACATTCGTACGAATTTAAAATGCTTCAGGTAAATGTTTTAATTAATCAACAAGCATGTGGCAGTTGGCACACTAGCAGAGAGAAGTTAAGAAAAAGGGATGATTGAACTTGGGTTTTAATCCAGGTAGCCATGTGTGACCAAGATAATCTACAGATAGAAGATAGTATTTGTATTAACTATAACCAGATTACCTTTGGCTCCATCAGGCTCTTCCCATTTGGAAGAACAGATGCCGTCAAAAGCTGCTGTTGCCTGAAATATTTTCAAACACACTGATGTATGGAAAACACCGATGAATGGATACTAAAAAATGCACAAATTGCATTCACATACAATTCCGATGGGAAGCTGTTCCCTGCTTGCAAGGACTGAACCTGAACATACTCTGTTCCCTCTTGGGAAATGGTTGCCTTCTGTGAAAGAGGTATTATTCTTATAGTTACTCAATATCTCATTAACTGCATCCATTGCTACTGGTAACGCTAAGGATGAGTGTATTGGATTTCCAGCCACAGTCACAGATTGGTGTCCAGCACTTCCCAGTTCTGCTTTCAGTGAAATAGCAGATAACAGTCTTTCGATGGAAGGAAATATCTCCTCAAATAGATGGTGCGTTTTCTGGTCTAGTGTAGCACTTCTGCTCTTAAAGTTGGAATTTTTAAGAGTTAGCATCAGAGTCTTCAATGCGTCAAAAACTTCAATAATTCTTTCTTTAGGGATTTTTTTGTCACAAAAATGTGAAAGAAAAGCAGAAAGAGCATCATATATATTTGAAACATGAGCATCCACACATTTCCGAATAGGGCAGGATGAGCAACTGAGTGAATCCGCTTGGCCCAACTCTGACCTTGCTTTCCTCCATTCCACAGAACCACTTAGCCTTCCAGGTAAGGATAAAGCTGTTTCAACTTGAAGATAAGCAGATTTGCTAAgttcctcagactcctccttttcACGGTTTTCTATGACTGATAGAGCATCAGTTGACAAACCAGTGCGATACTTCCCTGTTATAGATGATAGAACAGCCACAGCAGTTTCTTCAGAGGTAATTGTTCGCCTAGAGAGAACCTGCAAGGGCAGATACAGGATACAGTACGTCAAACCACTTCAATCTAAAAATGAAGTAAACCCAGTTCAAAGAAAAATAAATCACCCACTCACGCCCAACAGAGGTCATAACTGACCAACAAAATTCTACCTCGTGCCACTTTCTGGTGTAGCGTTTTGTTACGTCACGTACTCCATCTTTAGAAATCGCAATAACATAATCTAACTTCTTGTTCCACCTAAAAGACAATGCATACAGCATGAACAAATGCGCAGCATTTGCAAAAGCTTTAGGTATCACAGTGCAATATGCAGAAACCAGTTGGGCAGGACCAAATTAATACCCTTTCTCATACAGTAGGGGATTGTCATAGACTCCTTCGCATGGATCTAGGTGCATCCATCTAAATATTCCAGAAGAACGGCATTGAGAATAAGGGCGCTTAGAACACCAAATTCAAACTTAGAAGCAGTGGGTTTGTTCAACTGACCTCCCGTACAAATTTGAAAAACATTCTATCCACACGTGATCAGTGAAATCCAGAATCTGTAAATTATAAATAGGTAGGTCAGATCAATCTATTACACTAGGTGGAAGAAACGCCTTGTTTAATCTTAACAATAGCATATTTTCACTGAATTAGACGAGCAAGGACCACCAACAAGTGGATGACATAAATTTGGGTCTACTAACAAGAGAGGCAGTGATACAGACTACACAGACAGGCACAAGAGGGTCAAAAGCCCAATTGGAGGAAGTAATTAAACTGCATTATGGACAGCATTTTATTTGTTTGACTGAAACATGTGAGTGAGTTCCTAACAATTTTGAACACCATATGGTAATTGATAGGGATGCAGTAATCAAAAGACATCCCGGAACCTCTTAATCAGAACACACATATCAATCAAGACTTATGTGAAGTGTTCAATACTTCAGCATCCTCTATATCAGTAATATCCACATTTTTCTATGCACATCATAGCAATTTATCATAACATTTTTTTATTGTACAGAATAGGCAAGAAATATGATTGTTTCTTCAAATTTGAATAGGAATAGAAAAGGAGTGTATAGATAATGAAGTTAACTGAATCATGGTAGTGTccatattacaaagaaattttAGTCATCATTTAGCTGCAGAAAATTCATAAGCACTATGAAACTAACCAAACGAGCATCATATCCAAAAGCTCGACAGTAGAATGTGAAGCAATTCGCCCATTCTCCACAGCGACCTCTCCTAGTTTGTATAAGCTTCCAAAGCAAGAAAAACAgataacttgaccatcaatttTCACTTTGGTAGGACATATTCAAAAGTAAACACCCAAATGAATCATAAATACTTGGATTTGATACTCTACCTTACGTGGATCGTTGTACCTTGGGAAACGGGTGATACTAGAACAATGGTTACACCTAAAGATAGCATATGTCAGGACATGAGCAAAGAAATTGGTCATATGGCGACATGTTGGAGTGGTGATTTAATCACAAGGGATAATAGTACATTTGGTCCCTGTATTTTAAGTTCAGTTTCCTCAGTTGATAAACGGCACAAAAAACACAGGGAAGGGAATAATTTCATCAGATTCATCACTGGCACAGGTATAAGAAACTATGTGGCAGAAACAAATAAACAACCGTGTCATGAATTGCTTTAGTTCAGCATTTATATTCACGAAACATGAGGTTGTTAGGGTTCCAATTCATACTGTGAATCTTACAATATTATGACAAACAACACCGAATATATAACTACGCTTAGGTGTTTTGTGTGGTCATTGTTTGTCAAGGAAATGGagagattgttttttttttttttgagtgggtGTGGGTGCGTGTGGAAGGGTTCTTAcccctttttatttttaatataatgatatgcagTTCTCCTACGCATTCGAGAAAAAATAACTAGGCTTCAAGCAGTAGCAATATGATTCACCTGATACTGAGTTTGCAAGTTTTGAAAGGATATGACGCATCTAAAATAACTATATGAGATGTAAGAAAATAATATTCTAGTGATAGCTACCTATAAATCTCAACACGTGAAGCACCAAATTTGATTTCTGAGGTAAGTGGGGTGCCCATTCCAACATTGGATGTCTCACGGCCACAGCTGTCACAAGGTGCTGCATTAACCCATctgcaaaaataaatgacacatgAAAGATGTGAGCAGTACTGTAGGCTGTTCTATCACATACATAAACTGCAAAAAGCAACATAAAAATATGCAAAGGTTCGCAGCAAAAACATTACAAAGAACACCATAATAAAGTCCAAAGTTGTTACTGCAAACTAGTGTGACACCGTGTTCCAAACCAATAAGATTGGAATATAATATAGAAATAGTGGCACTCCTTGTGATTGCTTAATTTTTACAATGTCAGTATTATACTGCATTAAAAGTTCCTGTGCATGCTCCGGAATGGGTTTTGTGGTTACAAGTACATGCTTAATTATATAACTTAGCATGCCTACGAGATCAAGCTCCCATCATTTCGAAATTTACATTTTACAATTTAGTTatacaaaaaaagaagaagaaacctTAGCAGCGCAAGCCGCAAGGACTAAAAGAGTAAGTCCATTTTACCCCTCAACTATCAAAATGTTCAATTTTAGTCCACAACAATTAAATCATCCAACTTGGCACCCTAAATCCCTTAACCGATGAATGGGCTAGAACTGCACCATCTT belongs to Miscanthus floridulus cultivar M001 chromosome 4, ASM1932011v1, whole genome shotgun sequence and includes:
- the LOC136550181 gene encoding peptide-N(4)-(N-acetyl-beta-glucosaminyl)asparagine amidase-like isoform X1; protein product: MVARRFVVRHGPAAGDSVEGEGEGEEEEHEVEYDTEHGLDVLRLQIFSLTSVPPDLQKIVVEADGSVVDDGTDLEAVSERLRLLAIGEEGEDDGAAARAQEKSDEEFARMLQAEEEALLLQQYSIQNDGGDVFRQRVEPYMHQVLMYEDPVGQEAARKTVPICELEEKALVSLAKEGNFNPTKDEEKHAFLLQLLFWFKQSFRWVNAAPCDSCGRETSNVGMGTPLTSEIKFGASRVEIYRCNHCSSITRFPRYNDPRKLIQTRRGRCGEWANCFTFYCRAFGYDARLILDFTDHVWIECFSNLYGRWMHLDPCEGVYDNPLLYEKGWNKKLDYVIAISKDGVRDVTKRYTRKWHEVLSRRTITSEETAVAVLSSITGKYRTGLSTDALSVIENREKEESEELSKSAYLQVETALSLPGRLSGSVEWRKARSELGQADSLSCSSCPIRKCVDAHVSNIYDALSAFLSHFCDKKIPKERIIEVFDALKTLMLTLKNSNFKSRSATLDQKTHHLFEEIFPSIERLLSAISLKAELGSAGHQSVTVAGNPIHSSLALPVAMDAVNEILSNYKNNTSFTEGNHFPRGNRVCSGSVLASREQLPIGIATAAFDGICSSKWEEPDGAKGCWLIYTMQAGKSCELESYDLMSANDAPERDPMDWVLEGSTDGGSTWNLLDARNSEMFESRFLRKTFTVDKRDKVNAFRFRFLRVRESHSNPRFQIGSIDLYGKTI
- the LOC136550181 gene encoding peptide-N(4)-(N-acetyl-beta-glucosaminyl)asparagine amidase-like isoform X2 codes for the protein MHQVLMYEDPVGQEAARKTVPICELEEKALVSLAKEGNFNPTKDEEKHAFLLQLLFWFKQSFRWVNAAPCDSCGRETSNVGMGTPLTSEIKFGASRVEIYRCNHCSSITRFPRYNDPRKLIQTRRGRCGEWANCFTFYCRAFGYDARLILDFTDHVWIECFSNLYGRWMHLDPCEGVYDNPLLYEKGWNKKLDYVIAISKDGVRDVTKRYTRKWHEVLSRRTITSEETAVAVLSSITGKYRTGLSTDALSVIENREKEESEELSKSAYLQVETALSLPGRLSGSVEWRKARSELGQADSLSCSSCPIRKCVDAHVSNIYDALSAFLSHFCDKKIPKERIIEVFDALKTLMLTLKNSNFKSRSATLDQKTHHLFEEIFPSIERLLSAISLKAELGSAGHQSVTVAGNPIHSSLALPVAMDAVNEILSNYKNNTSFTEGNHFPRGNRVCSGSVLASREQLPIGIATAAFDGICSSKWEEPDGAKGCWLIYTMQAGKSCELESYDLMSANDAPERDPMDWVLEGSTDGGSTWNLLDARNSEMFESRFLRKTFTVDKRDKVNAFRFRFLRVRESHSNPRFQIGSIDLYGKTI